One stretch of Streptomyces sp. MMBL 11-1 DNA includes these proteins:
- a CDS encoding GNAT family N-acetyltransferase — MPPAEPSAEPDAAPADHGSAERSGSGAGERNAVEDTLDLQLTEELLALIAEERNTEADRARASHELLGDPGAWPPATTAAGEFALLPVRPERDLAVLSRWMNDPAVAAFWELAGPESVTADHLRPQLEGDGRSIPCLGVLDSTPMSYWEIYRADLDPLARHYPARPHDTGLHLLIGGVNNRGRGVGTTLLRAVADLVLDNLPRCGRVVAEPDLRNTPSVSAFLSAGFRFSAEVELPGKRAALMIRDRTYRAQL; from the coding sequence GTGCCTCCCGCCGAACCCTCAGCGGAACCCGACGCCGCACCGGCCGACCACGGCTCCGCCGAACGGTCCGGCAGCGGCGCGGGTGAGCGCAACGCCGTCGAGGACACCCTGGACCTGCAGCTCACCGAGGAGCTCCTCGCGCTGATCGCCGAGGAGCGGAACACCGAGGCGGACCGGGCCCGGGCCTCCCACGAGCTGCTGGGCGACCCCGGGGCCTGGCCGCCCGCGACCACGGCCGCGGGAGAGTTCGCCCTCCTCCCCGTCCGGCCGGAGCGCGATCTCGCCGTCCTCAGCCGCTGGATGAACGACCCTGCCGTGGCGGCCTTCTGGGAGCTCGCCGGACCCGAGTCCGTCACCGCGGACCATCTCAGGCCCCAGCTCGAAGGGGACGGACGCAGCATCCCGTGCCTGGGCGTGCTCGACTCCACGCCCATGAGCTACTGGGAGATCTACCGCGCCGACCTCGACCCGCTGGCCCGCCACTACCCCGCCCGCCCCCACGACACCGGCCTCCATCTCCTCATCGGCGGCGTGAACAACCGGGGCCGGGGCGTGGGCACCACCCTGCTCCGCGCCGTCGCCGACCTCGTCCTGGACAACCTTCCGCGGTGCGGGCGGGTCGTCGCCGAGCCGGACCTGCGCAACACCCCCTCCGTATCCGCGTTCCTCAGCGCCGGTTTCCGCTTCTCCGCCGAAGTGGAGCTCCCCGGCAAACGCGCCGCGCTGATGATCCGCGACCGAACGTACCGAGCCCAGCTGTGA